In a single window of the Nitrospira sp. MA-1 genome:
- a CDS encoding AAA family ATPase, which translates to MRITRIYIEGFKRFTQFELELNPTFNVIVGDNETGKSSLLEAIALVLTSQYEGRLIQYAIDPYLFNAAIVREFFAKRQISKEAQPPRVLIEAYLDSIDDDPALAKFSGTNNTKSEDCPGLVMTIEVDSNQVEALKEYAADDSNPTVLPVEFFRATWRSFSGEGVSLRQLPFRVAMIDTSLSRMYRGPNKYLSQVVNDVLNESQRRELSLAYKKLQHQFAHAPGVTAINEHLKNQGNAATSKELTVQVDMSSRASWDSAITAHLDNLPFDCAGKGEQCRVQLRLAIAGAEQSQVLLIEEPENHLSHSNLNMLMDDIRKDCLDRQVIITTHSGFVLNKLGIDNLRLISYDGRSATLEHLTSNTKDYFMKLPGYDTLRLILSQKSILVERPSDELIVQRAYKEKHGKLPLEDGIDVISVGALAFKRFLEIAALLNLDVRVVTDNDGDVAALKGKYSSFINDDSSKIRILFDDDESHPTLEPQLLKANSLQVLNTILNTTHSNDQALLKYMNRYKTDCALKLFETAEEWIAPEYIIHAIE; encoded by the coding sequence ATGCGGATCACTCGAATTTATATCGAAGGATTCAAGCGATTCACTCAATTCGAACTTGAATTGAACCCAACCTTCAACGTTATCGTTGGGGACAATGAGACCGGAAAGAGCTCTCTACTGGAGGCTATCGCCCTCGTTCTCACCAGCCAGTACGAAGGACGCCTTATTCAGTATGCCATCGACCCATACCTATTTAATGCGGCGATTGTCAGAGAATTTTTTGCAAAGCGACAGATAAGTAAGGAGGCTCAGCCGCCACGAGTCTTGATTGAGGCGTATCTAGATTCTATTGACGATGATCCTGCCTTGGCGAAATTCAGTGGGACGAACAACACAAAGAGCGAAGACTGCCCGGGACTAGTAATGACGATTGAAGTCGATAGCAATCAGGTTGAAGCACTGAAGGAATATGCTGCGGATGACTCGAATCCGACTGTATTGCCCGTCGAGTTCTTCCGGGCCACATGGAGATCGTTTAGCGGGGAGGGGGTATCCCTCAGACAATTACCCTTCAGGGTCGCAATGATCGACACCAGTCTTAGCCGAATGTACCGCGGGCCAAACAAATACTTGTCCCAGGTAGTAAATGATGTTCTTAACGAAAGCCAGCGACGTGAATTATCGCTTGCGTACAAAAAATTGCAACATCAGTTCGCACATGCACCCGGTGTTACAGCTATCAATGAACACTTGAAAAATCAGGGCAATGCTGCAACATCAAAGGAGCTGACTGTCCAGGTGGACATGTCTTCTCGGGCTTCATGGGACAGCGCCATTACCGCTCATCTGGATAATCTGCCTTTTGATTGTGCGGGTAAAGGGGAGCAGTGCCGAGTACAGTTGCGCCTTGCCATTGCAGGAGCGGAACAGTCACAGGTACTCCTCATCGAGGAACCGGAGAATCATTTGTCGCATTCAAACCTGAACATGCTCATGGATGACATCAGGAAAGACTGTTTGGATCGCCAGGTAATTATCACAACCCACAGTGGTTTTGTTTTGAACAAGTTGGGAATCGACAATCTCAGACTTATCTCATACGATGGGCGATCAGCAACCCTGGAGCATTTAACTTCAAACACAAAAGATTACTTCATGAAGCTGCCTGGCTACGACACGCTTCGGTTGATCCTCTCGCAAAAAAGCATTCTTGTAGAAAGGCCATCAGACGAATTGATCGTGCAACGAGCATACAAAGAAAAGCATGGGAAACTACCGCTCGAAGACGGGATTGACGTAATTTCGGTTGGTGCACTTGCATTCAAGCGGTTTCTGGAGATTGCAGCACTTCTGAATCTCGATGTGCGCGTCGTAACGGACAATGATGGGGATGTGGCTGCACTAAAGGGAAAGTACTCCTCATTTATCAATGACGATAGTTCGAAAATTCGCATCCTCTTTGACGATGATGAATCCCATCCCACGCTCGAACCCCAGCTCCTTAAGGCAAACTCTCTCCAAGTTCTCAACACCATCCTTAATACTACGCACTCAAATGATCAGGCCTTATTGAAATACATGAACCGATATAAAACTGATTGCGCTCTAAAGTTGTTCGAGACTGCTGAGGAATGGATCGCACCGGAATACATCATCCATGCCATCGAGTGA
- a CDS encoding DNA-3-methyladenine glycosylase 2 family protein — protein MPTQLPIRTPRRLTSASLSRGARELAEVDPDLGDVLGRLGEPPMWGREPGFPSLIQIILEQQVSLAAARTMYQRLSSHLDGMTPEAVYAIQVNGLRSFGLTRQKAGYCFGLAARMLDGSLDLSAVARGSDDRGRQILLAVPGLGPWSVDIYYLMALRRPDVWPHGDLALAVALREVKHLMVLPTRDEQQFLASDWAPWRSVAARILWTHYLNARGQYLPWG, from the coding sequence ATGCCAACACAATTGCCTATTAGGACCCCTCGGCGGCTGACGTCGGCTTCGCTTAGTAGAGGGGCACGGGAGTTGGCGGAGGTGGATCCCGATTTGGGTGATGTCCTCGGTCGGTTGGGCGAGCCTCCGATGTGGGGGCGAGAACCCGGATTCCCTTCTCTCATTCAGATTATCCTTGAGCAGCAGGTGTCGCTGGCCGCGGCGCGCACGATGTATCAGCGGCTTTCCAGCCATCTGGATGGGATGACTCCGGAAGCGGTCTATGCCATTCAAGTGAACGGGTTGAGGAGTTTCGGGCTGACGAGGCAGAAAGCCGGCTATTGTTTTGGTCTTGCCGCACGCATGCTCGACGGTAGTCTTGATCTCAGTGCTGTTGCCCGTGGTTCCGATGATCGTGGACGGCAGATCTTATTGGCGGTTCCAGGGCTCGGGCCATGGAGCGTGGATATCTATTACCTGATGGCGCTCCGACGTCCCGATGTCTGGCCTCATGGGGATTTGGCCCTGGCGGTCGCGCTCCGTGAAGTGAAACACCTGATGGTTCTCCCGACGAGAGATGAGCAGCAGTTCCTGGCCAGCGACTGGGCTCCGTGGCGCTCGGTTGCTGCCAGGATTTTGTGGACGCATTATCTTAACGCACGGGGTCAGTACCTGCCTTGGGGGTAA